One Setaria viridis chromosome 5, Setaria_viridis_v4.0, whole genome shotgun sequence genomic region harbors:
- the LOC117854517 gene encoding ABC transporter B family member 4, translating into MTGERQATRIRSLYLKSVLRQEIAFFDVEMTTGQVVSRMSGDTVLVQDAIGEKVGKFQQHIATFIGGFVIAFIKGWLLSLVMLACIPPVVVAGGMVSKMLFKISSKGQTSYGEAGNVVEQTLGAIKTVVSFNGEKQAIAAYNKLIHKAYKAAVEEGITNGFGMGSVFCIFFSSYGLAIWYGGKLILSKGYSGGDVINILLAIITGAMSLGNATPCLAAFAEGRSAAYRLFATIKRKPEIDPDDPSGKQLEGIKGDVDLKDVYFSYPARPDQLIFDGFSLHVSSGTTMAIVGESGSGKSTVISLLERFYDPQAGEVLIDGINIKSLRLDWIRGKIGLVNQEPLLFMTSIKDNISYGKEDATIEEIKRAAELANAANFIDKLPNGYDTMVGQRGAQLSGGQKQRIAIARAIIKDPRILLLDEATSALDVESERIVQEALNRIMVNRTTIVVAHRLSTVRNTDCISVVQQGKIVEQGPHDELIMNPDGAYSQLIRLQESQEEEEQKLERCMSDKRSKSRSLSLKRSIGRGSAGNSSRHSSTVPFGMPGSVELLEDNDTNGENQKEQADDSEAPKKAPMGRLAALNKPEVPILLLGALAAGVHGVLFPMFGLLISNAIKTFYEPPDKLRKDSSFWGLMCVVLGIVSIISVPVEFFLFGVAGGKLIERIRALSFRSIVHQEVAWFDDPKNSSGALGAKLSVDALNVRRLVGDNLALLAQVTSSLITGLVIAFVADWKLTLIILCAMPLSGAQGYAQVKFLKGFSQDAKMLYEDASQVATDAISSIRTVASFCAEKRVMAIYDHKCEASKNQGVRTGMVGGLGFGFSFMMMYLTYGLCFYVGGQFVRHNKSTFADVFMVFFALMMATIVISQTSALASDSTKAKDSSVSIFALLDRKSKVDSSSDEGLILDEVKGDIDFRHVSFKYPSRPDVQIFSDFTLHIPSGKTVALVGESGSGKSTVISLLERFYNPDSGTISLDGVEIKSLKVDWLRDQIGLVGQEPVLFNDTIRANIAYGKHGEVTEEELLKVAKAANAHEFISSLPQGYDTTVGERGVQLSGGQKQRVAIARAILKDPKILLLDEATSALDAESERIVQDALDNVMVGRTTVIVAHRLSTIKSADIIAVLKDGVIVEKGRHETLMNIKDGFYASLVELRSASS; encoded by the exons ATGACAGGAGAAAGGCAGGCAACACGAATTAGATCTCTGTACCTTAAATCTGTCCTGAGACAAGAAATAGCATTCTTTGATGTAGAAATGACAACTGGGCAAGTAGTTTCAAGGATGTCTGGTGATACCGTGTTGGTTCAGGATGCCATTGGTGAGAAG GTCGGCAAGTTCCAACAACATATTGCTACCTTCATAGGTGGCTTTGTAATAGCATTCATAAAAGGATGGCTTTTATCTCTTGTCATGTTGGCATGCATACCTCCAGTTGTTGTGGCTGGAGGAATGGTCTCAAAAATGCTTTTTAAAATCTCTAGCAAGGGGCAAACATCATACGGTGAAGCAGGGAATGTAGTCGAACAGACGCTTGGGGCCATTAAAACA GTTGTCTCCTTCAACGGTGAGAAGCAGGCTATTGCAGCGTACAATAAACTCATACACAAGGCATACAAGGCAGCTGTTGAGGAAGGAATTACCAATGGTTTTGGCATGGGGTCTGTTTTCTGTATATTTTTCTCAAGCTATGGTTTAGCCATATGGTATGGTGGCAAGTTGATTCTTAGCAAAGGTTACTCAGGAGGAGATGTCATCAATATCTTGTTAGCTATAATAACTGGGGCAAT GTCGTTAGGTAATGCAACACCCTGCTTGGCAGCCTTTGCAGAAGGACGATCTGCAGCATACAGATTGTTCGCAACAATCAAGAGGAAACCAGAAATTGACCCTGACGACCCAAGCGGCAAGCAGTTAGAAGGCATCAAGGGTGATGTTGACCTAAAGGATGTGTACTTTAGCTACCCAGCAAGACCAGATCAACTAATATTTGATGGATTCTCATTACATGTGTCTAGCGGCACTACAATGGCTATAGTTGGGGAGAGTGGAAGTGGCAAGTCAACTGTCATAAGTCTTCTAGAGAGATTCTATGATCCACAGGCTGGTGAGGTTTTAATTGATGGCATTAACATTAAGAGTTTGCGGCTTGATTGGATAAGAGGGAAGATCGGTCTTGTTAACCAAGAACCATTGCTCTTTATGACATCTATCAAAGATAACATATCATATGGCAAAGAGGATGCAACAATTGAAGAGATCAAAAGAGCAGCTGAGCTTGCTAATGCAGCAAATTTCATTGACAAATTGCCCAAC GGCTATGACACGATGGTTGGCCAACGTGGCGCTCAGCTCTCAGGGGGCCAAAAGCAAAGGATTGCTATTGCAAGAGCAATAATTAAAGACCCCAGAATTCTGTTGTTAGATGAGGCGACTAGTGCATTGGATGTTGAGTCAGAGAGGATTGTTCAGGAAGCACTGAATAGGATCATGGTGAATAGAACAACAATTGTGGTTGCACATCGTCTGAGTACTGTGAGGAATACCGATTGCATATCAGTTGTTCAACAAGGGAAAATAGTTGAGCAAG GACCCCATGATGAATTGATAATGAACCCTGATGGTGCTTATTCTCAACTTATTCGTCTGCAAGAAAgccaagaagaagaggaacagaAATTAGAACGTTGCATGTCTGATAAAAGGTCTAAAAGTAGAAGCCTCTCACTGAAGCGATCGATAGGCAGAGGTTCTGCAGGAAACAGCAGTCGGCATTCTTCGACGGTCCCATTTGGTATGCCTGGTTCAGTTGAGTTGCTCGAAGACAATGATACAAACGGGGAGAATCAGAAAGAGCAGGCTGATGATAGTGAGGCCCCAAAGAAAGCTCCTATGGGACGGCTTGCTGCTCTAAACAAGCCAGAGGTACCGATTCTTTTGTTAGGAGCACTAGCTGCTGGAGTGCATGGAGTGCTTTTTCCAATGTTTGGGCTATTGATCTCCAATGCCATCAAAACTTTCTATGAGCCGCCTGACAAACTAAGAAAGGATTCAAGCTTTTGGGGTTTGATGTGTGTTGTGCTGGGTATTGTATCGATAATATCAGTACCAGTGGAGTTTTTCTTGTTTGGTGTCGCAGGGGGGAAGCTTATCGAGCGTATTCGTGCCTTGTCATTTCGGAGCATTGTGCACCAAGAAGTTGCTTGGTTTGATGATCCCAAAAACTCCAG TGGAGCACTTGGTGCAAAGTTGTCAGTTGATGCTCTGAATGTCCGAAGATTAGTGGGTGATAACTTGGCCTTGTTAGCTCAGGTCACCTCATCGCTAATCACTGGATTGGTCATTGCTTTTGTGGCAGACTGGAAGCTCACATTGATCATCCTTTGTGCAATGCCACTATCGGGTGCTCAAGGATATGCACAAGTTAAGTTTTTGAAGGGCTTCAGTCAAGATGCCAAG ATGCTGTATGAAGATGCAAGTCAAGTGGCCACTGATGCTATCAGTAGTATCAGGACTGTAGCTTCTTTCTGTGCTGAGAAAAGAGTCATGGCAATCTATGATCATAAATGTGAAGCTTCAAAGAATCAAGGGGTCAGAACAGGAATGGTTGGTGGCCTTGGTTTTGGTTTCTCATTCATGATGATGTACCTTACATATGGCCTTTGTTTCTATGTTGGAGGGCAATTCGTGCGTCATAACAAATCTACTTTTGCAGACGTTTTCATG GTTTTCTTTGCACTGATGATGGCAACAATTGTCATATCTCAAACAAGTGCATTGGCTTCTGATTCTACAAAGGCGAAGGATTCATCTGTCTCCATATTTGCTTTATTGGACCGAAAGTCGAAAGTTGACTCAAGCAGTGACGAAGGTTTGATATTAGACGAGGTCAAGGGTGACATCGACTTCAGACATGTTAGCTTCAAGTATCCAAGCCGTCCAGATGTTCAAATCTTCAGTGATTTTACCCTACACATACCCTCCGGGAAG ACTGTTGCACTTGTGGGAGAGAGTGGCAGTGGAAAATCAACAGTAATTTCTTTGCTGGAACGATTCTACAATCCTGACTCTGGTACCATCTCACTAGATGGGGTAGAAATCAAGAGCCTAAAGGTCGATTGGCTAAGGGACCAAATAGGGCTGGTGGGCCAAGAGCCTGTGCTCTTCAACGACACAATCCGCGCCAACATAGCATATGGGAAGCACGGGGAGGTCACTGAGGAGGAGCTCCTGAAGGTCGCAAAGGCAGCCAATGCGCATGAGTTCATATCAAGCCTTCCCCAGGGGTATGACACCACTGTTGGAGAGAGGGGGGTTCAGCTATCTGGTGGCCAGAAGCAGCGGGTGGCCATCGCAAGGGCCATACTAAAAGATCCAaagattcttcttcttgatgaggcAACGAGCGCCTTGGATGCTGAGTCTGAGCGAATTGTGCAAGATGCCTTGGACAATGTCATGGTTGGCAGGACCACAGTTATTGTGGCACACCGCCTCTCGACGATCAAAAGTGCTGATATTATTGCAGTTCTCAAGGATGGCGTGATTGTGGAGAAAGGAAGACATGAGACGCTGATGAACATCAAAGATGGATTCTACGCTTCGCTAGTTGAACTTCGTTCAGCTTCGTCATAG